TAGGCATTGCCTGGTCCAAATATCTTTTCCACTTTGGGAATACTCTCCGTTCCATAGGCTAGTGCTCCTATAGCCTGAATTCCTCCTATACTATAGATTTCGGTAGCTCCCGAATAGGCAATTGCGAAATGAAGAACAGCATTAACAGGTGGGGGACTACAAACGACTATTTCTTTGACTCCGGCTGCCTTGGCAAAACACACTGTCATCAAAGCAGTGGAAACCAGGGGAGCTGTCCCTCCTGGAACATATACCCCTATTCTTCTAAAAGGATTATATAATTCTCCAACCCTAGCCCCTTCCTTATTGGTTATACTCCAGCTTTTGGGCCTATTTGCTCTTGCAAAAAGACTGATATTCTTTTTAGCCCAGCGAAGTGCATCAACGACCTCTTTTGAAGGTTGGGCTACTGTTTCGGTAATCCTGAATGACCCGGGGGGTATCGATTGTTTGTCGTAGAGTTCAGTGTATTTGCTTAGCGCTTTATCTCCAGTCTGAAGAATTTCTTCGAGAACTACCTTTACTTTTTGTTCGATTTCCTTCGGTGGGAGATAGACTCGACAAAGCGCTTTTTTTTCTTCCTCCCAATGTGGATCGCTGAAACGAAATATTTTAAAATCGATCATTCCCATTCAATGGTTGCGGGGGGTTTAGAAGAAATATCGTAAACAACCCGGTTAACGCCTTCAACTTCATTTATAATTTTGTTTGAAATTGTAGATAAAAGCTCTGGGGGTAACTTAACCCAGTCTGCAGTCATACCATCAACACTTTCTACCGCTCTTATTGCTACTGTATACTCATAGGTTCTTTTGTCTCCCATGACCCCAACAGATCTTACAGGCAAAAGAACAGCAAAAGCTTGCCATATTTTTTCATAAAAACCCGCCTTTTTTATTTCCTCGATAACTATTGCATCAGCTTGGCGCAGAATCCGTAGATTTTGTTCCTTAATTGGGGCAAGACAGCGTACGGCCAGACCTGGACCAGGAAAAGGATGACGATAGAGCAGTTCGTGAGGCAGTCCAAGAAGTGTACCTACTTTTCTGACTTCGTCTTTAAAGAGGTATCGGAGTGGTTCGATGAGCTTAAAAGGAATCTTTTTAGGTAATCCTCCAACATTGTGATGACTCTTGATTAAGGCTGCTCCTTTTCTTCCCGATCCTGCACTTTCAATAATATCTGGATAAAGCGTGCCCTGGGCCAAAAATTTAGCTTCACCAATATCCTGGGCAGCTTTTTCGAATACACGAATAAAAAGATTGCCAATAATCTTCCTTTTTCTTTCTGGATCAGCAACATTTTTAAGCCGGTCCAGGAATTGTTGGGAAGCATCAAAAAGGTGTATTTTTAAACCAAGACTTTGCTGCAAAAGTTTTATGATGGTCTCGGCTTCATTTTGACGGAGCAGGCCTGTATCGACAAAAAGAGGATAGAGTCTTTCTCCAACAGCTTTATGCACAAGAGCAGCGGTCACCGAGGAATCTACTCCTCCGCTTATACCCAAAATTACTCTTTCTTTTCCTACTTTTTGTCTTATTTCTTCA
The DNA window shown above is from Methylacidiphilum caldifontis and carries:
- the guaA gene encoding glutamine-hydrolyzing GMP synthase codes for the protein MRKPRLLPEKGCIAIIDFGSQYTQLIARRIRDLGVFSIILSWESSYQELLGLSPSGIILSGGPSSILEEQSPSIDKKIFEIGVPILGICYGYQWIASCFGGKVEKGGKGEYGRSSLSIIKNSALFEGLPAHFTVWNSHGDRVSILPKDFEVIAFTADEPHAAACNFKKNIYGLQFHPEVTHTEHGDKILANFLFEICHAEANWNLGSFIEENIEEIRQKVGKERVILGISGGVDSSVTAALVHKAVGERLYPLFVDTGLLRQNEAETIIKLLQQSLGLKIHLFDASQQFLDRLKNVADPERKRKIIGNLFIRVFEKAAQDIGEAKFLAQGTLYPDIIESAGSGRKGAALIKSHHNVGGLPKKIPFKLIEPLRYLFKDEVRKVGTLLGLPHELLYRHPFPGPGLAVRCLAPIKEQNLRILRQADAIVIEEIKKAGFYEKIWQAFAVLLPVRSVGVMGDKRTYEYTVAIRAVESVDGMTADWVKLPPELLSTISNKIINEVEGVNRVVYDISSKPPATIEWE